DNA from Rhizobium leguminosarum:
AAGGCGGCCATGGCCGGAATGTCGGTGACCTCCGCGCCGACCAGATAGACCGGTTCCGGGCAATGCGCGACGCCGGTGCCGCTGGCCGCCATCTTCCTGAGTTCGTCGTGGTTGAGCTCCCAGCAATGGGCATAGAAGGTATCAGGCCCGGCAAAGCCAAGTTCTTCCAGATAGTCGACAGTACGCATGCCGTGGCGCGCCTGAATGACCGGGCTTTCGCCTTCGCCGACATGGGTATGCATCATGACGCCGCGATCGCGCGCCAGCGCCACCGATTCCAGGAAAGTCTCGCGGTAGCAATTGACCGGCTGACAGGGTGCCACCACGACCTGGCGCATACTGAAGGGGCTGGTATCGTGATAGGTGTCGATCAGCCGGGCGCAATCGGCGATGAATTCGTCGGTCGTTTCCAGCATCTCGTCGGGAATGGTCGAGCCTTCCGACTTCGGCAGGGTGTTGCCGCCGCGGCCGGCATGGAAGCGCATGCCGAGCAGTTCGGCGGCTTCGAACTGGCGGTCGATCAACCGCTTTCCGGCGTGCCGGGGGAAATTATATTGGTGATCCAAGGCCGTGGTGCAGCCATGCTTGATCATCTCGGCCATCGCCGTGACGGAGGCGTGGTAAAAGCATTCCTCGTTGAGTTGCGAAAAGATCGGGTAGATGCGGTCCAGCCACTCGATCACCGAGAGCTTCGTCCAGTCGAGATCGGCACGGTTGCGCACGAAGCACTGGAAGAAGTGATGATGGGTGTTGACGAGGCCCGGATAGACAAACCAGCCAGGGCATCCTGAACGGTCGTGCCGGCAGGCAGCGCTTCCGCCGCAGATTTTCACCGATCGCCATAATCGCCGGACCGTTGGTCAGGAGATCGATATTGCGATGGACGACCGCCCTTTGCCCTCGTCGACAATCACGGCTGCGCAGTTCTTCAGGAGATATCCAGCCACCTCACGCCTCGCCCGGTTCGATTTGAGGTTCGGGCTTCAGCTCGTGCAGCCGGTGAATACCTGGCATCTCGATAAATTTGTCGAGGCACGCAGCGCACCAGAGCCCGGCAGATAAGCATCCAGCGCGTGACGCCCCCATCGGGAGCCAGCGCCACATAGGGAAAGCAAGCGATGTCGGCAATTGTCGGCCGGTCGGCGGAGGAAGCGCATGCCGCGAAGGCCCTGCTCGACGAGCCCGGCTTCAAGCTCGCGAAGGGCGGCGATGCCCTGAGCCTGCAGCGCGCCGATGTCGCCGGGCCGCAGCAGCATTTCATGGAGCCGCGCTGCCCCGAGGCTTGCCGTCAACCGGCCGGAGAATGACAGCCTGCAGCGCGCCGCTTCCTCGGCCTTGTCGCTGCCGAGCCACTCGGGTGCCGCCATAGCGGCGAGATAAACGAGGATCGCCGACGACTCGGTCAAGATCAGGTCGCCATCAGGATCGGAATGGAGCCGGCCGGATTGAGTGCAAGCAGTTCGGGGCCGCGATGCTCGGCGCCGGGATGGAAATCCACCGGGCGCAGGTCAAGCTTCACGCCGGTCAGCGCCGCCATCAGGCGCACCTTGTAGCAACTGGGCGAGAGAATATAGTCGTAGAGCTTCATTGCGCCACCAGCTGTGCGCCGTAGGTATAGTTGTGGCGCTTCAGCCAGCGCCGGTAGGCGATCGACGTCAGATCGGCCCGCGTCGGGATTTCCATGCCGGGGTCGAGCGGCAACAGCCGCGGGATCTGGTTTTCGAGGATCGAACGGTCCTGCAGAAAGATCGTCTGCTGGAAGTGGATGAGGTCGGTCATCGCGGTCTCGTCATCGAAGAGCGCCATCCACGGCCAGACGTCGCAGAGGTCCTCGGCCAGCGGCTGCACGAAGAGCGTGATGACATCCCATTCGCTCGGCGCGGGCGGGCAGGTCTTGTAAAGCACGGAGCAGGTGGGTGCCGGCACGCGGTACATATATTCCGTCGTGATCCCGCCACTTGCCGACTTGGCCGCCTGCGGCTGGTAAAATTTCACCTGCGTTGCCCAGACCTCGTCTTCTTCCTCGCGGATCTCGACCTTGTAGTTCTGGACCTCGGTGTGCGGCTCCGCGCCGAGAATATCGGTGTGGACAAAGGGAATGGGCGATGTCGAGGAAGTTCTCGACGGCGCGGAGCGGCGAGCAGCGCACGCGCACCACGCCGACATCGACGAAGCGGCGGCCGGGTTGATCGGCCTCGGGAATGGGGAAAAGTTCCTTCTTCGGCTCGCCGAGGGAGGACCATACATGACCGTAACGGACGCGCACCGGCAGAGCACGCCCATCGCCGCGCGTCACCTTCGCATTGCCATCGGCATCGCGCGCCACTTCGATCGGCTCGCCCATCAGCGCCGTCTTGCGGCCGGCGCTGTCGAGCTGGCTGAAAAGCCCGACCGGATACCATTCATCGATCATCGCCTGCATGGTCATTGCGCGATCTCCTTTTTTCTGAAGATCCTCAGCCCGACGCCGCAGGCCTTCGGCGGTCCGTGAAGCGCCGATGCCCGCGCAAGGCCGGCATCACCCTTCAGCAGCACATGGATCAGCGTCTGTCCGTCTTCTTGGGGGATAATAGCAGACAGACGACCCGGTGGATGCATCGATCTCGACAAGACCATCAGGGTCCGCCTTGGCGCCGGCTACCGCCTCGATCGCGGCGATGCCGGCGAACGCCGTCAGGGAGCGCAAGGGAATGAGGCCTTCGAGCCTCGGCGGCTTCGATACAGGCGTACCCACGGCCACCCAGATCACACTGTCCGCTTCCTCGACATCATGGGTGGCGACGCGGATGGTTTCCGGTGGCGTCAGCCCCGGATGGGCCGGAATGCGGAGACAGTTTCCGGCCTGGCCATAGCTCCAGCCGTGATAGATGCAGGAGAGCGCCTCGCCGCGCACGAAACCGTGGGACAAACGCATGCCGCGATGCGGACAGCGATCCGCCGAGGCGGATATGCGCCCGAAGCGCTGCGCCACAGGGCATCGATCCGGCTGCCGTCCGTGCCGGCATGACGGTTCCGGCCGGCAAATCCCGGGAAAGGGCGACTGGCGTCCAAAAGCCCGTCGTATCGGAAGGCATGACTAGAATTCCCAAACAAAACCAAATGCTTGCCGATCAAGTCCCGCATCGGCGCCGAGGCAATTCCGCCGCAACCTTATCAGGTTTGCATAATTATTTCGCATTGGCAACATTGAGTAAATAATATGCACGGATGAAATACGCGAGAGCCCGGACTAGGTCCTTTCGCCGCTGATCGCCGCTCGATCTATCCTCTCGACCCACACGTCGATAGGCCCGAGAGAGCATCCCATCTCCATCATGTCGATCAACTCCTCCGGCCCGGCAACCTCAAGTTCGATCCGCATGGAACTCGTATGAGATATGGTGTGCGAGAGCCCAAGCTTGGCAGCGTGGCGCCGGATCCAGGGAACGAAGGAGGCAGCCCCCAGATCACCGACAATCGTCATCCGTTCTAGAAGGTAGGTTGTATCTTGTCCCATGCTCGCTCCTTGTTTTCCTACACCAAAAGCGCTTGAATGAACTTCGGGAAGGGGTCGCCGTCAAGGCAAGATATGGCGTCGGAATTTCCTTTGCAAATCCCTGCGGCAACATACCAATTCCCCGGCACCGTAAGGCTGCTTCGGAGCAACTCAGGCTCCGTGATGGCGCAGCCTAGCCGGGCGAGCGACCGTTCGTAAGCATTGCGACAAAAGCCGTGACTTTGGGTGTGCGGAACCGAGCTGCCGGATAGACGACATAGATTCCTCCGGCCGGCAGGCTCCAGTCCGGCAACAATCTTATCAGTCGGCCAGCCTCTATATGCTCTCCAGCCAGAAAATCCGGCAGGACGGATATGCCTGCCCCCGCAAGCGTGGCCGCGAGAACCGCAGGTGTCGAATTGCTCATGAGGCTTTGTTGCATCCGCACGGTCCGCCGGTCGAAATCGCCCTGGACAAACCTCCAGACCACCGGCTCCTTGAGGGCCAGGTTGGCGATAAACGGCTGGCCCGCCGCATCCCTCTGGACTGTTCAAACTGAGCGTGGCGAAGAAGCTGGGGGACGCCACAAGCAACTGCCGGAACGAACCGATCCGTCTCGCTTGATGACTGGAGTCATCGAGCCAACCAACGCGGATCGACAGGTCGATCTGATTGGCGAGCAAATCCATCTTCGTATCGGCGAGCAGAAGCTCCACCCTGCAAGCGGGGTACTTCTGGATAAAGGCCGCAGCGATCGGAGCGATCGTGCTCACACCATAATCATTGGGCGCAGCAATGCGTAGCATGCCGGTCGGCTCGGCATTTGCGCGGGTGATTTCACCGACCGCGTCCCCGGCTTCGCGGAAAATCATGACGCAGCGCGCGTAGAGAAGCTTGCCGGCCTCAGTCGGCTCAACGCGTCGTGTTGTCCGGAGAAGCAAGCTGGTTTTCAACTCAGCTTCCAGCCGCGCAACCTGCTGGCTGACGACCGTCTTCGTGATCGCGAGGCGCTCGGCAGCTTTCGTGAACGAGCCGGTATCGACGACGGCTGCAAAATAGGCCAGCCGATTGAGGTTGACAGCCTCCATAACCTTCTTCCATTTGATTGTAAGTTTTTGACATACATTCTGTCACATTTAACAATATTCATCACCCAATAGAAGTGCGCTATCTGTTGTCCATCGTTTCAAGGATGGTCCGATATGCATCTTACCTATCTCTACGATCCGCTTTGCGGCTGGTGCTATGGTGCGGCGCCCGCGCTCGACAAACTGGCCATGCTCGACAATCTCACCGTCGAGCTTGCGCGCGAGCGGCCTCTTCGCGGGCGAAGGCGCCCGTCCGCTGGATGAACGCTTCGCAGCCTATGCCTGGCATAATGACCAGCGGATCAACCGGCTCACGGGACAGGTCTTCAGCCAGCTCTATCGCGATCAGGTTCTCGGGGGCGCAGACGGCATGTTCGACTCCGCCCCTGCGACGCTTGGGATGATAGCCGTTGGGG
Protein-coding regions in this window:
- a CDS encoding acylphosphatase, producing MGQDTTYLLERMTIVGDLGAASFVPWIRRHAAKLGLSHTISHTSSMRIELEVAGPEELIDMMEMGCSLGPIDVWVERIDRAAISGERT